The window AAGGGCGAATGGCCGCACCTGGAGAAGATCCGTGACCCCGGCGAGCTCGAGCTCGAAATGACCCGCGTCCGGATCGAGTACAACACTGTGCGCCTGCACGCCGGCATCGGCTACGTCACCCCCGACGACGAACACCACGGCCGCGGCGACGNNNNNNNNNNNNNNNNNNNNNNNNNNNNNNNNNNNNNNNNNNNNNNNNNNNNNNNNNNNNNNNNNNNNNNNNNNNNNNNNNNNNNNNNNNNNNNNNNNNNGCCGACGCGATCCGTCGGGACGTCGTCGGGGACGAGGTCACCTACGTGGTGAACCGGAACATCAACTTCACCAACGTCTGTTACACCGGCTGCCGGTTCTGCGCGTTCGCCCAGCGGCGGACCGACGCCGACGCCTACACCCTCTCCGTCGAGCAGGTCGGTGACCGGGCCGTCGAGGCGTGGGAGCTCGGGGCGACCGAGGTGTGCATGCAGGGCGGGATCGACCCGGACCTGCCGGGCACGGCGTACTTCGACCTGGCGCGGGAGGTCAAGCGTCGGGTCCCGGGCATGCACGTCCACGCCTTCAGTCCGATGGAGATCGTCAACGGCGCGACCCGGACCGGGCTCTCGATCCGCGAGTGGCTGACGGAGGCTCAGGCCGCCGGTCTGGGCAGCATTCCCGGCACCGCGGCGGAGATCCTCGACGACGAGGTCCGGTGGGTGCTGACCAAGGGCAAGTTGCCGACCGCCGCGTGGATCGAGGTGGTCACGACCGCGCACGAGGTGGGGCTGCGCTCGTCCTCGACGATGATGTACGGCCACGTCGACACCCCGGCCCATTGGGTCGCGCACCTGAGGCTGTTGGCCCGGCTGCAGGACCGCACGGGCGGGTTCACCGAGTTCGTGCCGCTCCCGTTCGTGCATCACAGCGCCCCGCTCTACCTCGCCGGCGTGGCCCGCCCTGGTCCGACCGCGCGGGACAACCTCGCGGTGCACGCCATGGCCCGGCTGCTGCTGCACGGCCGGATCGACAACATCCAGACCTCGTGGGTGAAGCTGGGCGTCGAGGGCACCCGCGCGATGCTGCGCGCCGGCGTCAACGACCTGGGCGGGACGCTGATGGAGGAGACCATCTCGCGGATGGCCGGCTCCGAGCACGGCTCGGCCAAGTCCCCGACCGAGCTCGAGGCGATCGCCGACGGCATAGGCCGTCCGGTACGCCAGCGCACCACCACCTACGATTGCCCGGCCGGCAATCGGGGTTGGAATCCAATATGAAGAGCCTCCGTCACATCCAGGACGGTTCACGCACCGTTGTCCCGCGGACCGAGCGGCCCACACCGAGGACCTCCAGGGCGTAACTGTGCAGNNNNNNNNNNNNNNNNNNNNNNNNNNNNNNNNNNNNNNNNNNNNNNNNNNNNNNNNNNNNNNNNNNNNNNNNNNNNNNNNNNNNNNNNNNNNNNNNNNNNGGCCCGGGCCGGCGAACTGGGCCACATCGAGTTCCTGCAGGTCCTCTGCCACGACGAGATCGCCCGCCGCGAGTCCACCGCCCTCGGCCGGCGGCTGCGCCGCGCCACCTTCGAGACCCCGACCACCCTGGAAGAGTTCAACTTCACCGCCGCCCCGAAGCTGCCGGCCGCGCAGATCCGCGACCTCGCCGCCCTGCGCTGGCTCGCCGTCGGAGAGTCGGTGATCCTGCACGGCCCGGTCGGGGTCGGCAAGTCCCACATCGCACAGGCCCTCGGCCACCTGACGGTCCGTCACGGTAATGAGGTCAGGTTCGCCAAGACCAGCCGCGTCCTGGCCACCTTGGCCGGTGGGCACGCCGACCGCAGCTACGACCGCCGCCTGGGCGAGCTGACCCGCCCGGCGCTGCTCATCCTCGATGACTTCGCCATGCGCGAGCACACCCCGGCCCAGGCCGACGATCTCTATGAACTCGTCACCGCGCGTGCCGCCGCCGGCCGCTCGTTGGTCTTGACCTCCAACCGGGCACCGGCCGACTGGTATCCCCTCTTCCCCAACCCCGTCGTCGCCGAGTCCCTACTCGACCGGCTGATCAACAACAGCCACCAGGTCTTCATGAACGGCCCCAGCTACCGCCCGAACAAGCGACCCGGGCGCGCCACCTCGACACCGAAGGAGGTCAACGGATAGAACACCTTCCAGGACCCACGACCTGGGGAATTACGTGAGCACAACCCCGGGGAATTACGTGAGCGTCGACAAACTGGTGAACCGCCCTGGGTTCCTTGGAGGCTCCTGACCTTTGGAATGAGGATGGAGCCATGGGGAACGAACGCGGGTCTGGGCACCCGTCAACGCGGCGGTACTCCCCCGAGGAGAAAGCTCGGGCGGTCCGGTTGGTTCGGCAGTTGCGCAAGGAGATCGGCACCACGCACGGCACGATCGCGCGGGTCGCGGAGCAGATCGGCTGCGGGGTGGAATCGCTGCGGCAGTGGGTCAAGCAGGCCGATATTGATGAGGGCCTCGAGCCCGGGGTGACCAGCGCGGAGGCCCAGCGGATCAAGGAGCTCGAGCAGGAGAACCGTGAGCTGCGCCGGGCCAATGAGCTGTTGAAGCGGGCCTCGGCTTTTTTTGCGGCGGAACTCGACCGCCCCTCGAAGTGATCGTCGCGTTCGTCGACGAGAACCGGGACCAGTTCGGAGTCGAGTTCATCTGCAGGCATCTGCAGGTGGCTCCGAGCACGTACTACGCCGCGAAGAAGCGGCAGATCGCACCGTCGGCCCGCGCCGTCCGGGATGCGGTGATGATGCAGATTCTGCTCACCCTGTGGGTCGCCAACCGGAAGGTCTACGGAGCTCACAAGTTGTGGAAGGCGGCCCGCCGCGCCGGTCATGACATCGGCCGGGACCAGGTTGCCCGCCTGATGCGCGAACTGCAGATCGAAGGCGTATCGCGGCTGCGCAAGAAGGTCTTCACCACTCGGGTGGACCCGGACGCGCGCAGAGCGCCCGATCTGGTGAACCGACTGTTCACCGCCGACCGGCCCGATGCACTGTGGGTGACCGACCTGACTTATGTCCCGACCCGGTCGGGGATGGCCTACGTCTGCTTCATCGTCGACGCGTTCAGCCGGCGCATCGTCGGATGGCGGGTCGCGTCGAACATGAAGACCGAGATGGTCCTCGACGCCCTGGAGATGGCCAGGGCCTCACGTGGCGGGCAACGTCTGATCGGCCTGGTCGCACATTCTGATGCCGGGTCACAATTTACCTCGGTGCGCTTCACCGAGCGGTTGGAAGAGATCGGAGCCCGGCCCTCGATCGGGACAGTCGCGGACTCCTATGACAACGCCCTGGCCGAGACGACCAACGGCCTCTACAAGACCGAGTGCGTCTACGGGCCCGATACCCGCGGCTGGGACGACGTCGACGAGCTCGAACTCGCGACACTGTCCTGGGTGCACTGGTTCAACGAACAGCGGCTGCACGGGCACTGCGGCGACCTTCCGCCGGCGGAGTACGAAGCGGCGTTCTACGCTGACCAACGGACCGACCCCGCCGGGGTTGGAATCCAATAGAACGAGCCTCCATCAGACCCAGGGCGATTCACTGGCCGGTAGGTGTGATCACCGGCCCCAGCCCTGGGATGTTTGCCGCTTCCGAGACCGGGGGGAGAGGGCGGGTCACCGGTCGCAGTCGAACGCGGCCGCGTTGCGCTTCTGACGAGCGCTGCGCACCTTTGGGTGAGGACATGAGCGCCGGCTGCTCCGACCGCAGTCGCGGCCGAGAGGGCAAGGAATCGGGTCACCAACCAACGTCGCGGCGGACTCGGGTCCCGAGCGGGGCGTCGCTCGTCGGCGCCGAGAGCTCGAACCAGAGGCAAGCTACGGAGATAGAACACAGCTCCCACAGCGGCGGCGAAGCCCGTGCTCGCAGTAACGGTAGCTCCCGCCGTCGAGGCTCCGGGCGAATGCATTGCCGCAGCCCCGCCGATCAGCGAGAGCACGGCAGCACCGCCGACGAACAGCTGAAGACCTCGCGCCCCGCGTGGTGACGCCAGTAGCGCCCCGAACAACACCGGCACGAGAAGGACGCCCATCACCAGGAGCGGCTTGTCGCGCTGACCGACGGACTCGATGGATGGCTTGCTCTCGAAGACCGGCGGGGGTGCGATCGATGACCTCGTCCCCCACCGCGGTAACGAGTGACGTTGCCTCAGGAACGAGGGCCGACATTACCTCTGGGCGGCAAGACCAACCGCTGCAGCGAGGGCACCGCCGCAGGCCCGCCCCGCTGCGTTCAGCTGACAGCGGAGGTCGCGGGTTCGGTGGCGCTGCGGGGTGGACCTGTCGGCATCCAAGGGTCAGGGTTCGACGGGAGTGAGCTTGAAGATGTCGAATTCGCGGCTGCGGCAGAACTTCTGGAAGTAGCCCCAGAGCGGAAACTCCTGAACCATGATTTCCCAGATCTCCGCGCGCTCCTGGCCAACCGGCCGACTCGCAATGACCTCGGTCTTCTTGTCCAGGACGTTGACCCAGGCCTTCGGATTGGCGTCGAGATTCTTCACCCAGAGCGGGGGGGTCTGCAGGCCGAAGAAGGAGCCGCAGATGTACCAAGCGCCGTTCCGCTCGACGAAGTTGAGAGCGACCGGAATCTCCCGTCCGGACTTCCGCCCGATGACCGTCACGACGATGACCGGTGCACCCGCGATCTCGTCACTTCCCTCCGCCCCTGCAATCACGTTCTCCGCCTGCATTTGGCCCCACGCGCGAATCAGGCCAGGCTGCCGCGAGGCCAGCAGGGTGTCCCACTCCTCCTGCGAGATGAAGTCAGGTTTCGGGGGATTCTCCAGCCCTGCCTCGATGCGCTGATATTGCTCTTCGGTGATCTCGTCGGTCACAACACTCTCCT of the Sporichthya polymorpha DSM 43042 genome contains:
- a CDS encoding nitroreductase family deazaflavin-dependent oxidoreductase, whose product is MTDEITEEQYQRIEAGLENPPKPDFISQEEWDTLLASRQPGLIRAWGQMQAENVIAGAEGSDEIAGAPVIVVTVIGRKSGREIPVALNFVERNGAWYICGSFFGLQTPPLWVKNLDANPKAWVNVLDKKTEVIASRPVGQERAEIWEIMVQEFPLWGYFQKFCRSREFDIFKLTPVEP
- the cofH gene encoding 5-amino-6-(D-ribitylamino)uracil--L-tyrosine 4-hydroxyphenyl transferase CofH, whose protein sequence is ADAIRRDVVGDEVTYVVNRNINFTNVCYTGCRFCAFAQRRTDADAYTLSVEQVGDRAVEAWELGATEVCMQGGIDPDLPGTAYFDLAREVKRRVPGMHVHAFSPMEIVNGATRTGLSIREWLTEAQAAGLGSIPGTAAEILDDEVRWVLTKGKLPTAAWIEVVTTAHEVGLRSSSTMMYGHVDTPAHWVAHLRLLARLQDRTGGFTEFVPLPFVHHSAPLYLAGVARPGPTARDNLAVHAMARLLLHGRIDNIQTSWVKLGVEGTRAMLRAGVNDLGGTLMEETISRMAGSEHGSAKSPTELEAIADGIGRPVRQRTTTYDCPAGNRGWNPI
- a CDS encoding IS3 family transposase (programmed frameshift) yields the protein MGNERGSGHPSTRRYSPEEKARAVRLVRQLRKEIGTTHGTIARVAEQIGCGVESLRQWVKQADIDEGLEPGVTSAEAQRIKELEQENRELRRANELLKRASAFFGGGTRPPLEVIVAFVDENRDQFGVEFICRHLQVAPSTYYAAKKRQIAPSARAVRDAVMMQILLTLWVANRKVYGAHKLWKAARRAGHDIGRDQVARLMRELQIEGVSRLRKKVFTTRVDPDARRAPDLVNRLFTADRPDALWVTDLTYVPTRSGMAYVCFIVDAFSRRIVGWRVASNMKTEMVLDALEMARASRGGQRLIGLVAHSDAGSQFTSVRFTERLEEIGARPSIGTVADSYDNALAETTNGLYKTECVYGPDTRGWDDVDELELATLSWVHWFNEQRLHGHCGDLPPAEYEAAFYADQRTDPAGVGIQ
- the istB gene encoding IS21-like element helper ATPase IstB, which translates into the protein ARAGELGHIEFLQVLCHDEIARRESTALGRRLRRATFETPTTLEEFNFTAAPKLPAAQIRDLAALRWLAVGESVILHGPVGVGKSHIAQALGHLTVRHGNEVRFAKTSRVLATLAGGHADRSYDRRLGELTRPALLILDDFAMREHTPAQADDLYELVTARAAAGRSLVLTSNRAPADWYPLFPNPVVAESLLDRLINNSHQVFMNGPSYRPNKRPGRATSTPKEVNG